The genomic segment TATCAACGTTTTTTTTCTATTAGTCATGCTTAAATACCTCTGTTTTTTGCAGATTGGTGATCCAAGTATTGCGCATTCCATTATTATGGATGAAATGCCCACACCCCACATAATAGTCATCAACTCTACCACACAACAGCACTATTTGCCTGATGATGATCCCATGCAGATGACGCCACAGGCATTACACATATTCCTAGAAAGCATTCACAATGAGAGTGCCATAGCCCTGGGAGGTGATACGTTCTTGGTACGCCTCAATCGGCTCATGTTTGAAGGCAAGAAGGGCATTGTCGAAATGTGGCGTGGAAATCCTGTGCTGACTTCCGTTATCTTTGGCCTGCCATTGGGATTCCTATCGTTGATTTTGTATTCCATATTCTGTGGTGATTGTCTGGTAACAGAAGAAGAGGAAGATGACCACGAAAAGAAAGAGTAATCGTATGCATAGCTTGTAGTAGGCTTTGGCAGAAGCATCAGACATCTACAATAACTCATCTGTTATACATTGGACATAGAGTAGCTCTAACTCTGTTAAAAGTAGTTCTTAACTGCGCTGAGACATGCCAAATTTTCTAGTcaaatttttcgtttgttttttttttttttttaccacaaCATTAAACAGTTTTCAGATCTCTTGAGAACCTATCACCCCTTTCTTAGTTTTTACGTAATATATTGTTtattatatgtatgtgtatttaTTATGTTAGAAAAgttttgcaaatgaaatgaaactaaaactaaaaaaggaCGTTGTTAACATTTTCTCaaccaaccacaacaacaatcagcatccgtaatcatcgtcatcatctgAATCAATGGCAGCACGACGTCTATCGTATTTGACAGTGCTTTTGCTCTGTGGCATTTGAGCATTGACACTCTCCAGTATACTAACGAATTGGGCATCGTCTAATTTACCCCGCAGTTGGCCAGTTTGGGCCATTCTTAAGACCATGTTCTCAAAGACTGCCGCTTTTTCGGGTTTGCTTATTTTCAAGGTATTTACTGAAATGTGAACAAAAATGTAACCAATGTTGTTCTTAGGTTTTCCCACCAGTACAAGGGTGGGTAGTACATACATCTTGCTCTAGCCTGTTGATCCAAAACCTGAGAGAGTATAGAGTGTTTCATCTCTTCTTGTTGGCGCATTTGCTCTTCTTGGGCTTTTTGTTTTTCCGCTGTGTTGCCGCCACCGCCGCCGCCGCCctttggaaagaaaaaaaaattagtgaaAATGGCAAATACTGTCCAAAAGATGTAAAGCTTaatctagaagatcaagaacgAAAGGTTGAGGCTAAAAGCTAGGTTAACCTTTAGATTTAATAGCGTATCAGGTTAAACCGAACAGCAATGAGAGCGCGGTAGGAGAGGCAGTAAACAGATAGATGATCATGCTATGAGTATATCCACCACCTATAGCATCTGAAGATGTTAAACTAACACTGCAAACCGGCAGCCGAACTCCTATCAATCAGTTTTTAAAGCTAAAGTGCCGGCTCCGCCTATAACTGGAGACCGCATAAAACACGCCATCAGCCAAAATGGTTAAATTACAATCAAAGCGACTCTGGGCATATCTTACCAAAGTTGCAGGCCTGTTAGATCAGAGTAGTTACTAAAGGCAGCTTAACAGTTGAACAGTTTCATGGGGACCCCTCTTGAACTTAAAAAACAAGACAGAGTTCATGTGATGCTGGTTGGTAAAGCATGGTTAGCATGGTGACTAAAACTGACCACGCCACTTAGGTGCTGTAGGCTATTATCCTAGACTTTAACATTCAAAATTCCTATAATTCTCTCCTTGCTCTTAGAAAGCGGGGGTTAAGCTTCGAAAGGGCTGGAGCCAAGATTCTCTCCGGAGGCCATGTAACTCGGCATGTTCTTTGATGTCAAGAAAAGTGTCAAAAGGGGAGTGAATGCTCCCTACCTAGGTGGCAACTCTTTAAGAAGGAGTTGAGGGCTTAGGGGAATATACACTGGATGTTTACCGCGGTGGTTGGTCAATTCTCACATATGAGTATCTGGTTTGCCGTCgctctttgttgttgttattgtctttGGACAACCGATACCACAGCAGGGTGAACGAGAAGGTACAGGGAACCGCGGTGGTACTGATCCCTAGAGCAAGGAGTGCCACGAAACAGACGCAGAATGTCATGCTCGATATGACTTTGCAACTGTAGCTTAGGTGTTTGacaaatcccatggcagccggttgtacgtaccagattgacccgatggagtttttcatcggcaagggctgccgcctcagtgtataacacactgctacaacaacaacaaatacaaaaaatccCTCAGTATTCAAATGCTCAAAAATAATCCCTCAGTATTCTAACTtgggacatttttttttattgtagttACATTTTCATGTGACGATAGCGATGCTCGTCAAGCTCTAATAGGTAAACAATCCCATTCCGGTCCATTGGAACGATCGCCGTGGAAACATGTTGGCcactggttatttaaaggcgccaataattcacGTGGAGATAGCGATCCTCTTTAAGCTCCAATAGGTGAACAATCTCGCTCCGGTCCAttgaaccgatcgccgcgggaacatgttggccattggttatttaaaggcgccaataattcgccttgtcatatcgagaattagaggcactcagtattaaatCTGGTGCcatccggcctctcactgagacgctCCACTCGAAATCGCTGATTGTCCCAGAATGCAGTTACAGCTAATCCGTATAAAAAATACCATTATCCACAAACTGTGGActcccggtagctctcagctgagctttcAATGAGGGAGCTCGGAGTTCTAGCATGTGTagtgctcatagttattccgTGCCGGGGGGCACTCCTTTTTGATCCGCTGGGGATTAATCGCCTCTGCGGTGATCTCTATAGCAAGGAAGAGTACGAGCTCGATCTTATGCCTTTGCACCTGCGTGACCTTAGACTGAGGAAGTCGGGGACATGGCGCTTCTCAAACTTTGAACAGGTTTCTGTTCTGATAAACcatggatgttgttgttgtttttgtagcagtttCTATCTTTCTGCTTCtggttgattctgttgagtgtcgagATCCagtaactctgcgactaagatggggtgcatccacagggatctgggtctgagtcgagtggggctggctgggcagttaaacaggtcccatcacaatcgggacatacattttgcacttctgcatcaatccttgctctgtaggaagtTAGGCgcctgcatctgccggaacgtaattgagccagaactactctggtttgccgggggaggtcgatttctttaGCTACAGTGGGAGGCAgccgttctccaaggaccacattcacccggtagccatttaccgcatccgctagcgtgtctgcatgaatgttgtctagacctgcttgatatgccgcttgatctggaggttctctcttgtagcgctgaacctcacgctctagatcatgtagatctaccttaaggcttctgggcggtggatatctatccacgagatgatgatttggatggtttctgcgataacagcccaaaaggtcttgcttggacagcatgtagttatgtcttcgcactggtaggatctttgtctcctgatggcggtggtccacatgagaactgaggagacagcccgtcgcagttcggagggcggcattctgacagatctgaatattattccactgcgtgtcacaaagttgacgagaccacactggcgctgcataacttgccacagaccggccaattgctttgtacgtgttcATCAAGGTTTCCTTGTTGTTCTAGCAGTGTGTTCAACACTGAAGGGGcggcccttgtcgatgaaggacttcatcgggtcaatccggtacgtataaccggctgACATGGGattgtattgttgttgtagcattgtgttgtacactgaggcggcagcccttgccgataaaggactccatcgggtcaatccataTTCGTGCAACCGGCTGCGATGGGAGCAGCAggcaaggtttctttgtctgcaccccaagtgctgtcgGCAAGTGacatgaggaccttgtttcttcttttcactttatcgcaaattgctgtgtcaTATGGGGAGAATGGGTaatagctgtcaaatgtgacgcaaAGTATTTTGGGACGCTTGATGGTCAGTCAGCTCGTCATTCGGCTAGACCATGGTGATGTGGTGCGACGAATTATTTAGGTAGTCTTCCTTGTCGACGGGTTGgacgttcttttttttttatttaaaagggAACTCAGGGTTGCGTATACCCCACCTTTCCTGTAAACTTCTGTACGCTGTAATGAGTCGAAATTAGATGGGAGAGGACGAGGTCAGGGACATGGCGCTTCTCAAACTTTGGAAAGGTCTCTATTTGGCTAGACAaaggttgttgtttttgtaaccaaattttcatgtggaggtggcgatcctcgtcaagctcaagGACCGCGGAagcatggtggccattggttatttaaatgcgccaataacttgccttgtcatatcgagcttcacaggcactcagtatttgtgcaggagccggtgtcgcccggcctctcactgagactctcctctcgataccgctgattgtccgcaactgccgttgcagctactccgtatggagtattccactcTCC from the Stomoxys calcitrans chromosome 1, idStoCalc2.1, whole genome shotgun sequence genome contains:
- the LOC106092893 gene encoding programmed cell death protein 5; its protein translation is MDDDLDAIRAQRMAQLQSQYGGGGGGGNTAEKQKAQEEQMRQQEEMKHSILSQVLDQQARARLNTLKISKPEKAAVFENMVLRMAQTGQLRGKLDDAQFVSILESVNAQMPQSKSTVKYDRRRAAIDSDDDDDYGC